In Sardina pilchardus chromosome 8, fSarPil1.1, whole genome shotgun sequence, the genomic window tggctagtgttaGGTTACGTTTCAGTCAAGAATTAGTTGAATAGCTACCATTGTTCTCAAAATGTCAATCAACCTGAGTCTGTATTTTCAGAAGGATATTGTGGTACACAGACAGTCATGGAGACGCAACAATAGCTTTCTGGTTGAATGTTCAGCTTAAGTCTAGAAGGCCCTACAAGTCATGATCAGATGAACATGAATCAGAGTAGTTCAGGTATTGCACATATTTTAGCATACCAACCAAAAATGCACTTGAATGCAggatatcacatactgtatacttcaTCCAAAATTTCCTGGGGATGGACTTTCAGCTATGTCTTTGCGTCACAGAATGTAATCAATGTTGCCATCTCCAGTAGGCTGCCCCATCAATGGCTTTGGGCCCCACAAACCACCATGGGTGCAACGCCAAATTAATTCCAATTCCCCGATATTTGAGCCACCAACGTGTGTGGCTGCGTGCTGGACAAAATTTTGGTCACCCctgacaaaaacacactcaaaggTTTTTTGAAATGTTAAGATGATGTTTCATTCATACGTAAATACacttgtactgtacattgtatTAGATTGTATACCTATGGGTTTTCATTCTTGGCCCTTACCTGGCAAAACAATGattttgattattttattttttttatctatggTACAACATTGTACACTTTGTAGACTAAATGCCCATACACTGAGCTACTTTCACATATGACCATGGTCTGCACAAGAAGTGTTTGGAGTGTTGTACTTATTACTAGACTATATTacttatgtctctgtgtgtgtgtgtgtgtgtgtgtgtgtgtgtgtgtgtgtgtgtgtatgttttgttatCTCATGTCTTTTCAGCTCGAGTTCTTCTTGGCCCAGAGTTGACAACCAAACCCAACCCCCCAATTCCTGCTGCCGCCTCCAGCCCCCCACAGCCCAGCTCCAGCAAGGACCCAGCcctgcctcctgcctcctccaccaccaccaccaccaccagaaccagaaccaccACCATGGCCCAGGCCCTGCTCCCCAGCCCGGTGGCCCCGACCCGCAACTCCACAGCGGCCGCGCTCACCGTGGTCTCCTGGACGCAGTTCAACGTGGTGGTGCTGGCGGTCATCATCGCCGTGGTGGTGCTGCTCATGGGCTTCGTGGCCGGCGTCTACACGTACCGCGAGTACCGCAACCGCAAGCTCAACGCGCCCTTCTGGACCATCGAGCTCAAGGAGGACAACATCAGTTTCAGCAGTTACCATGACAGCATCCCCAACGCTGACCCGGCGGGCCTCCTGGAGGAGGACCCATGTCCAGTCGCGCCCAACGGCCAGCTTgcgctcaccaccaccaccaccaccacacccaacATGTACACAAAGGCATGAGGCTGCAACAAGCCGGAGATGGGCTGTACAGAAACCACCACTTCAACCTCCTCatcattgagagagagagaaaaaaagaaatgagaacCCGATGAAGAGACAAGAACTCAACTGATGGTCAATCAGCCTTGACGCTGAGAAAGGCTTTTGCTCAAAGCTAATGCTAGTTCTTCACAAGTGCTTCCATCTTTCGCGTGTACATGAGTGTGGGGACTGGGGACGAGAGACTTGGGAAGGGGCTTGCACCTGATTGGCCATTAAGTGTACATGTACACAGCCCAAGATGTAAAGGGAATGCTGGTGCTCAAGTGAGTTCCTCACTGTAATCACGTGCATAAGTAATATCTGCCCTGTCTGAGTCAATGTAGGAAATAAGGATTTAGATTGAAAGAAGATTGCTGGTCAAGGATCCAGAACATTtccccaaaaaaataaatatagacTGAACTGAAGTGCTCTCTACTTCAGTTGATGAAACATTTGCCTTCTCCTGATGCAAGTGATGTTTGATGACAATGCAGTGGATTTTTTGGAAAAGAAACCACTCCTGTCTGTGTGACAAAGCATAGTTCATGTAGAGGTTGGGACTCACGAGAATCATGATTCATCATTGACTCATCCGGTCCTTCCTATGTCATCAGAACATCCAGGAATAACTGAAAAGCTTCACCAACGTTGGTGAAATCAAGAAGCAGCTTCTGCTTTGAAACTTCTATTTATCAGGGGTCAGACCTTGTTTCCCAGATATTTCtaaatgtgtgcgcgtgggttGTGGGTGGATGCGTGGGGGGgggcgtgggtgggtgggagtggggggtggcCGCTCTTTAAAAACAAGATCCTGTTCTCATATCTGCAATATGGGACGGGACTGTGAGTGGGATTGGGGTGAGGTACTCCCAGTGCAGACATAGAGACACCAAACACCAAAGCATGGCTTCTCCACCTCCTGATATGCACACACCCAGCTAGCAACCGGCTCAGGAACTGTTCTGGCCAGGATCTGGCCCATgtccaatgccccccccccccccccccccccccccccaaaaaaaaagaaaagaaaccctTCTAGTCCTTAAGAAGTATCGGCTGTGGGCAGTAGGCATGAATAGGTTCTTCTGCTCAGAATGGGCCTGGATACtactgcacacatactgtatgtgacctgCACAGACAGCTAGAAACACAGGGGACACTGTGACCTATGTCCAGGAGCTTAGCTGTGTGCTGAGATGCATTCAGCAACGCTTGACTTGGCTTGGTACAGAGGCCATTCTTCCATATCGAATGACACTGAAGCTAGATCATCTGTTCTGAGGTAGTTACTGTCCTCAATTACTGCTTGTcctatttattgttttttaaacACCTTACTCACTCCTACTGTGAATTACAATGAATAGTACACTCAACAGTTTGTAGACTTGTGTTAATTTGCTTCCTGAATAGATTgtaatacaaaaacaaaaaacagttaATGTGTGCCCTTGAATCTGGAAAAGGTGGCTCGGATGATCACTACAATCACAAATATATGTGTATAACAAATCTAAGCTTATTCATCTAGCTGTAAAAGTGTgggtttttaaacatttgtgaCACAAATTTTAAAGTAATTAAACTTTTATATGAATCTCAAGGGAAAAGGGTCCTTTGCTAGTTCCTGTGCTACCAGTTTaaattgattgatttgattttgcGTGTTGGGAGATTGGAATATTGGTCCACACGTATCATGAAACTCATAGGTGCTTTCTGTTTGAAATGTGGTTAAATTTAACTTGACACAAGAGAGTTTCATTTGATCAAGAAGGCCTTTCCTTTTTAAATTCACTTAATTTGAAATGACACTTCATTCACTCATTTTGTTGTAAAGATGGTAACCTAAATATTACTTGCCATCGTTTCACAGACTTTTGATCACCCCATCAATACCATTTCTATTCAAATTGAGGCTGAACAAACCAGAAATGTATTCTATTTTTATTCTAGTCTATTTATTAAATCAGAATACACTGGTCTAGAAAAACACAACTAGAGAATACAGGATTCTGGAGTACAATGACCACATTTTTAACAATCTTTTTTCTAGCACGCAGCATAACGGAGCAAGACTCTGGTGCAGATATACGTTCTCAGTCAATTGCATTGCTCCAAGCCTCACACAGCCTTATAGGTGGTCCTCCTCAATCTCAGCCTTCATACATTGGTGTGATGTCATTGCCGCTTTCCTCCCTTTTTGTCGGAGCTCTACCTCACATAACTCGGGTAAGCACGTCTCTGATCACAGATGGAATAcaatcatttcctgtgtattagccgcattgtgtataagccgcagcacaatgttttattcaagttaaaagaaacaaaatcatattaataccaATACATTATCTGCCCCCGTATTAAGCTCATAgcagaagacattttgcaaaatcaatgtataagctgcggctaacagttgggaaattacggtatcgGATCCAGGCCAGATCGAGATCTGCACTGGTATATTTGGGATCAAGGATCAGTGGCTGAAGGGTCATCATGTatcatgtttttttaatttgtttattttgtttgtttgtttgtttgtctgttctaCTTAAAGATGGCTCCTGCTCCTTCGGTTATCAGTGTTAGCTATCAGTTGGAAATTGGTTTCAACCTTTATTCAGACAGGACATTAAGACAGAAATGAGTGGGACAGTGTGTTAGGTGTTTCgatgtgtgcacatctgtgtagGGGGTGTGGTGGAaggcgtgtgcgtgtgaaagtgtgtgcacatgtgcatggctcgcatgctgtgtgtgtgtgggtgcgtgcaagTTTTATCAGTGTTAATGAGTTACAGAAAAAAGGTGAGTTTTTTTGTTACATCACATCTTTATTTATCTTACTTTTCCTCTTTATTGAGTAAGAAAGTGTCTTCATTCAAATTCATGTCTTTTCAAAGCTATAATTAAAGTTGTGATCAAGTAATTATGATTAAAGCTGTGCTTAAAGTGACACCCAGATAAGCATTTTTGGGGGGATTGAGGATTGGACATAAAGTCCAGAAAGCTGACAAAAACAATCAGGCCAACCACATTACACAGCTTTAAATATCACCGACAAGACATAAAACTATTTTATGCATCACTAAAGTGCTTATGCACATgagggcattgtgtgtgtgtgtgtgtgtgtgtgtgtgtgtgtgtgtgtgtgtgtgtgtgtgtgtgtgtgtgtgtgtgtgtgtgtgtgtgtgtgtgtgtgtgtgtgtgtgtttgtttgtgtgtgtgtgtgtatgtgcgtgcgggcgtgcgtgcgcgcgcatgtgtgtgtgtctgtacgtaaACAATGGCgtcatcttttttttgtcatctgATGTTCTACAGGTTGAGTGTAGAACAtcattgctgctgctgttgtgtttgtgtttccttagTGATTGATTGCCTAATTATTTGttcaatcctctctctcccctccctttccctttctttctcccttcttcccttgtctgtcttttttcatCCTTCTTTCCAATTCGCTAATGATaatgtgtaaataaaaacatgaagtTGTACAGGagaatgtatataaatatagatATGTTCACAGAGTATTGTACAGGATGTATACATTGTTTTCTCCAGTGGGTCTGTGACCTAAGCTTTCACTTCACGTCCAACTCTGATTCAAGATGCACAAGCTcacatacagagacatgcaACGACCTTCACAATTAAATAACTGATGCAAAGCTTTTGTTATGTGTAGTCACTGAGATTATTGTTTTGGGCAAGCTGTGGGGCTGGGCAcattctttgtgttttggaCTGGAAGTAAGGTGTTTGCTCTGGCATTCCCTAACAATCGACCCAAAAccgtatttttcttttcttttcaaggCTGCACTTGTATGACCAGGATTAACATGGTGTGTAATATACAACCTGATACCATGTATCTGTGTACTATATTATTCAGTATTCAATAAAAAAAGTTGATTCTGTTCAGTAACTTTTCATCAttattgttgtcgttgttgtttctATAATTATAAGTCCTGAGTTTGTAGGCTTAGGACTATATGGTAAACGGTATATTATTTAAGGATATAGCCTATAGACCACCTTTACCCACACATGCTGTGAATTTGTAGTATGTAACTTTACCACCTGGTGGCAACATACAAATatcagatgtagcctacagtaacacCTGATAGGTTTGGTTGTGCAATAGCATTTGTGATAACACAGGTGTGCAAATTAATTAACCTTTGAATCTAAACAGTTCATTATTTGTGCATCATCTCTCTGTTGGCATATTAAAATGGGAGGAACCAAATCTATAATTTCACACACAGCGTCTAGCCTGTCATTTCCTTCCTCCTACTGTTTTCACTAgcctactaaaaaaaaaactttcaccccctataaatagcctaggcctaccttACTTTTGACCTTCAAACTCTTCTATACAGTAGAAATGTTCAAGTACAAATTTGCATAAATTGAATTAACGCTGATTAACTTCCATCCATACTCGTCTGAATTAACACCTCAACATAAAATGAGATTGATTTACTGTCCTGGGatgtgtttcccaaaaccatagtagCTAACTAAGTTAACATTGATGGTTGTAAAGCAATTTCGCAATAAACAGGCTAGCAACTACGGTTTTAGGAAACACACCACTGAATAGTCCTCTAATCACCACTAAGAAACACCTGCCTGACACCTTAAATGTAGGATTAAAGGGTTTCACACTCAGAACTTAAAATGGCAAAGGCAAAATGAAGGGCCATTCATGGCTAATTGAAGATAAATTTCATTTGTTTTGTAGTGTTTTGTTGCTATTAGATTTCGCGCATCTTATAGCAACAATAATATTGCGATTAGTTGTAAAACCTAGCCCACTGCACCCTCAGAGGGAATGCATGAGCGCGAGCCAAGCCGTCACGCCTccattcgctctctctctctctctctctctctctctctctcgaccacccacacccacccacacacacacacacacacacacacacacacacacacacacacacacacacacacacaaagagggacagagagacacacacaggccattcaACTCGGTGTGTTCATGCGCACGGGAACATGATCTTCAAGATGAGGTAAGAGAAGATTTTGCTAACCGAGTTACTCAATTGGAGGCTTGTCGTCACTTTTATCGTCACGTTGCAGTTCATTTGTAGTCCTTGTGGACTTTAACGCCAGACAATTTTAATGTGAACTTAGGAATTTGGGGCGGTCCCTGACATTCCTTGAATGAACGGACGATAACTTTAAGACGGAAGTGTCCGTTGTAACACCTTGTAACATTACGTTCTATTGATACTTCGTGGACACGATTACGTCTAAGTAGTCGAGCCCATTCGATACCACCCACAACACAGCTGCTCACGTTGGGGCGTTGGCATACAGGAGTCAAAACTGAATAAATAGCAGGGAGTTCTAATCACCTTCCAAATAGAGCAGTATGTCAATGGGAAGACGAGTCGATATGGAGTTCGCCTTTGACAGACCGGCGCCGAGTCGAAGTGCAAATTGTACAGTGTGCATCTCCTTCACTGCATCTGTGGTCATTTCTACATTTGCGTGCACCATGGTGGTCCTTCACCTCTTTGGTATACAGCCAACGGTAAGGAGAATACATTTTATTGACGTTCTGCACTTGACAGTGACTTCCTGACTAATGTAGTCTGCAGATAGACTACATTAGGTCAATAGTGTCAACGAAAAACTTGGCTTAATCTTCGTGTCTCCAAAATTGGGTTTTAATGCCTTGCCAAATATCTTCTAATCGACCATCTAATGTTGGAAATGATAGAATCACCTTTTGCATTCAACAAAGATGTTAATGGTTTATCATTCCCTTGTGTATTTTGTAAAGGTATCTCCTACAAAAGAACCAACaggtaattattattattaatttcatTAAATATGTATTGTTATTAGTACTAGTTATAGTCTAGCCTACCACTGTAATGGTAGCAGTGGTAGcctaatagtagtagtagtagttgtagacATAGTAGTATAGGCAAGGTGTCATCATTGAAGATAAACATGCGTTGACTTCATGTTTTTGGCCTATGCTGGGAGTTTTAGAAAGGTAAACACTGGTTATGATGAAGTCCATGTCTGTTCATTGGTTTCATCCGGACCCTTTCCATaagtgtattaatcaagcaccatgcagtctgttTTGATAATCAAGGTGATTGATTAATACACTTGTGGAAAGGGCcctgatgaaactcatgaataggACAACTAGAAGGCTGCCACAAATGCAGAATGTCACCCTGAACAGTATTTTCAGACTACTGAGTGTAGTGGCATATTTGACAGCACTGGGCTTTCATCAGCAGATTTGGCTCCACAAGGGTCAACATCAGATGAGGTGCCACCTAGAATTCAGAATTAAAGTCAATGGCAAGGATGGTGAATTGGAAGAGTGGATATATAGTAACTTTACTGTGTTTTAGTTTAatgacacacaaaacaaatagacACCCTTTTAGGCAAGCAAAAAATCTACCATGCcaatatgtgcacactgttacTTTCAAAGCTTCAGTTTTTTGTGACGTTAAAATAGCATTTTAATGAAGGGATTTGTCtattctactgtatgtcaaagaGTGAGTCCACTGCCCTGGTGCcctatatttgtttttattttacataTTTTCATTGTAGCCTCTAGGTGGCATTATAATGAAATATGAATGAAAGAGCCGTCTCAGCATAACTATATGACATTTACATCAATATCTGTCTTTGAACTTGCCATACAAAGTGTATATCTGTCTCTAAAATgttaggacatacagtagaaagACTGTAGGCATAGGTTACATATTTCATATAGATAGTTACCTcggccaaggaggttatgttttcatctgagtttgtttgtttgtttgtctgttcacaagataactgaaaaagttatggatggatttcgattacattttcaagaaaagtctgaaatgaaatgacaaggaagaaacaattacattttgggagtgatccatatcaccgtctggatctaggaggcagttatgttttcacttggcggagttctgcgctctctgagtgcttttctagtttcactGTTGTTATTTACAGCTTTAGTTATCCGTTAGTTTTGCTTTTACCTAACATATAGTTTGACTGGTACTTTTAGCATGTAAACTTACTGTGCATTGCATCATTAAGCTGTTCATTTATTACAATTTACCATTACAATAAAAAATCTTTTCTTCCATTGCAGTCGACCAGTACCATGGGAAGCTGACACAAAACATTGAAAGCAAGCCTAGGTCCAAACCTCATGCTCACCTAGTCGCAGgtaaagacttttttttatttttattttttttatttcacagaTGGGCAGTAATGGTGCAGAATGCAGAAGATTGAAACAACTGGGTGGAAGGGTGGGTCTGTgctaacaccttcggcttttgctgtcgctggtctagtcaactgctaatcgggaatgGGGGTGCATCGCATCAGTTTCATTtaattctttttatgtttttgccTATGTTAAAGCAGGGTCTGTAAGTGCTTGTCTGGCTTATGTTGCCATGGCATCATGATGCTTGCTTTTCCTGCCTTTTCAACCATCACGATGGATGATGACATCATCCATTGGCCCATCCCTATTTTGGATGAACagagagtgtgaatgagagatgtttgtgttgtttgtggttTACGCCCTTTCTGGTGTCCTAGTTTGAGTATTTTCAGAATCAAGTTTATTTGGTCAATGGAGTTATACACATAAGGAATTTAGTTTCAACATATGCAACAgtaataaacaaaatacaataggcctatatgcgGCATACAATTAATATAGCTATTATTAATACTAGATTAGATACGATTCAGTTTGCCTGCGGCTATAGTGCAGCTATAAAGTTAGTTGAGATGCAGTTAGCATGTAACTGGGAATGACAAGGATTATGATGGTCAAAGAAAACAGTTAAGGCTCTATTGCAATGGCTGTTCTTGAACAGGGTCACTTTCAACACATGAGTGTAGCTGGTATGAGAAAAGACAAAGAATAACAGGAGACTCACAGTCAGAAatcatactgaaacctctcccAATCGAATTACATCTCTGGATCAAAAATATTCTACACCCGGAGGATTGGCCCCCACGAAGGTTCTGATGGCTGGccccccttctcttctcatgactcaaaatgaaaaaaaaaaaacagtgaaagcATGAATTCAGTCATGTACCTAGAGGAATATAATTGGAACCTGTAaattataataacaacaataatcttCCATAGAGAATTGAATTTCTGTGTCCTCCAGAGAACTGCTCATCCCAATCTCGGGAAGCACCAGACTGTCAGTAATAGCGTGATTGAATTACTGATTACTTATTTGTCTTGTGGAGCTAGGTTGAAGTAAAGTGttaaagcttttttttgtttgtttttaaccaGCATGCTGCCCTTGATTGTGTAGCTCACTGTCTTGTACTTCTGTTAGATTCCGGATCAAAAAACAACAACGGAATCCTTGATTGGAAGAATATCTCCAAAGACGACCTCAACATGGAGTACAACGTCAGCGAACGGAGTCTGGTCATCCCTGAAAATGGCTTTTACATCATCTACCTGACGATATCCTACCGTGCGCTGGACAAATTTAATTGCAAGAAGGGGGACCCCGTGTTCCTGCAACACTCCATAACCCAAATGAGTGAGAGGTACAACACGAGGCAAATTATCAACTCCTTCGAGACTGTGACATGTGGTGACCAATGGCTtaaaaccacacacaacatggccAGGATACTTTTACACAAGGACGATAGACTCCAGGTGAAAGTGAGCCATTACGACCTGGTTGATATTTATGGTCAATATCGGACAAAAACATTCTGGGGAGTGTACCTTGACCTCAATTAAATGTCATTTTGTACAGTACAGGGTGTATTGAGTTGAAATGTACATTATGCAAATTTACAACAACATAAATGTTGAAATATGTTTGGAGTCCATAGAAGAGGCTGTACTGTGGTTGCCTAAATGTATGCTGTGGGTTTGATGCTCGTGGATCGGGTATTCTTTCTGTATTGATGATACTGTTAAGTGTAAACAGAAACTATCTGGACTAACCACCTAACTGGAGAAGTAACTTCCTACTAGAGATGGAACAGAGACATAAAGACGCTTTCCTAAGCTAAAAGATCCTCCTGGTTAGATCTACCAAAAGTTTTCTTTTTTGCCAAATGACACTaccagtgatggtgtgtgtgtgtgtgtgtgtgtgtgtgtgtgtgtgtgtgcgtgtgcgtgtgcgtgtgcgtgtgcgcgtgcgcgtgcgtgcgaaTCTGATAAGTAACCCCATTGAACTCGGGGAAGTCAAGATTGAGTTAACTTTCTTATGAGGACCATGAGCTGGCACTCATACACTACTGATGGCATTccactgtgtgtggtgtatttggGTTACACCTGGGCATGAGCTAGATACATTCTCTGCTCTGATACCTAAGATTGTATTCTTTATCTGATCTCAGTGTTGCTGTGGGTGTGATGCCACGATACAAGTTCCTTTGTGATGGCTATAGAGTTTGCTTGAGAACATG contains:
- the LOC134088633 gene encoding tumor necrosis factor-like, which codes for MSMGRRVDMEFAFDRPAPSRSANCTVCISFTASVVISTFACTMVVLHLFGIQPTVSPTKEPTVDQYHGKLTQNIESKPRSKPHAHLVADSGSKNNNGILDWKNISKDDLNMEYNVSERSLVIPENGFYIIYLTISYRALDKFNCKKGDPVFLQHSITQMSERYNTRQIINSFETVTCGDQWLKTTHNMARILLHKDDRLQVKVSHYDLVDIYGQYRTKTFWGVYLDLN